The window GTAATAAATGTAAGCAAAACCACTTAATTTAGAATATCTTGCCCCGTTTGATGtgttttatctttcaaaaataaaacataaaacaCATAGGTAATTATTTGTTTTCCACGAGACAAACACCAAGAAAATTAGCTCGCTTTTCATGTTGGTATAGGCCGTAGTTAATTTAGAATATTATGCCTCCTTACATTACTATCGCATTTGATTTGTAATAtcccagaaattatttttcgcgaaataaatAAAGTTTAAGTGAAAGTAAACTCGATCATTCCAAGATCGAGCTGGGAATATGTAAGCATGAATTTGTTCGTGACTCCTGTGAAAACTCAAGAACTTTTCTAAAAGGAAAGGGGGCAATGGGCACTAATGAGCAGCATCGGCGATCTGTAGGGTATTATCACGAGTGTTTCACATGGCTAATGAAATGTACAAAGATCCAAGATTGGCAATCCCCCTCAGAATCGAGTAGTTTATTCACACCAAAATGCTGGCACTCCGGtagtgttttttcttcttcttcttttttcttcaataagATAATTTAACGCAGCAGGAGTCGTTCGGTGAATCGCAGCGTCCCCACGCCGTTTGAAGGACCACATCGGCGGTgaaaacttaaaagagaaaaaaagccGGCCGTAGAAAACGTTGCCTCGTCTTCGAAATTCGAACTTTTGGCTCCTCCTCTCGCCGGCGAGACCAGAGAGAAGATCGCCGCGCCTCCGCCGTCCGTCCCGCAGCGACGCCTCGCCGCGTTCCGAATTCCCCTCGGCGGTCGCGCGAGAAGCTTCTTCTCCCGCCGTCGTCTTCCTCCTCTCGAATCGGTTCGGAAGTTAGGGTTTTCCCGCTCCTCCGTACTCCTCTCCTCGCCTCGCGTCGCGAAGATGGAGCCTCTGTACGCTAAGCTGTACGACAAGTACACCAAGCTCAAGGTACTACCTTCTTCCGTGCCCCCCCATTTTCTTTCCCCCTGCTGCGTTTTCCCGGATCGTCGTCGTCTGAGATGACGGTGTCGGCTCTGGCATTGCCCTCAATTTCGGTTTCCTGTTTCTCTTGCCGGTTTGGGATTTCTTCCCGGTCGCTAGGCGAAGAAATTCAGCGCCTTGGAGGATGTCAACAAGGAGCAAGAACTGAAGTTCATGAATTACATGACTGGTTagtgtgctctctctctctccctctccgtctcccaaataattttgtgattttttttttttttaagagaaagaTTTGGGATTTTCTGTGATTCAGCTGCAGAGGAGTTGATACAGCACTTGAGGGATGAGAATGACAATTTGCGTGCGAAAATCGATGAATTGGCGGCTGCTACAGGGTATTCTAAAGATTCTTCCTTTCTAGATTTCTGGGCATGTCGAATTTCCAATTTATGCTGGAGTTGAGAGTAACATGATATCAGTGTATCTTAACGCGTGACAGATCGAATGTGGACGAGTCCAGTATGGAAAACCAAAAGCTTTTGATTGAAGAAATCCAGAAGAGTAAGTGATTACGAACTCTTATGTGACACAATCTGTTGGATGTAGGCTGGTTTCATCGTTCTTCACTGTAGAAACTCCCTTGCTAGTGTCCCGGGTAGATTGAAAGATGGCATTTTTAAGCATTTACTGAAGTATTCTAGTACGCTCTGTGAATTCCCACTTTGCACTGGGTCTTACATGTTTGCCCTTTTGCTGTCTCCTACTATGTTTGCCTCCCCCCCTCCATTGACTGACTGATCCATCTCCATAACATGTCAGATTCTTGTGTTTCAGTTATTATTCAGGTCGACTTCAGTTTTATGTGTTACTACAGTTGCACATTAGGCATAGCATCGAATTATGAGGTTGCAAAATGTTCCTCATATGTTAAAACTCCCATTTCTATTGATGCTTCATAGCGGTGCTAAGTTTGGTTTGCAGGGTTCTACTTCATTATTTGCACAATTCGTCTACTTTGCATGTCCAAGTATCATTGCTTGTGTAGATTTTGAGTCATTATGAATGCTTTATGTGTGGAGACTGAAGAAGCGCTTTTTTAATCTTGTTGCTGCCCATATGAATATGAATAGCTCTTATGTTCCTTTCTATTTGATTTACTGCATTCTTGCATCTTTATCGGGTTGTTCTGTAACAGATATGCTAGACTTCAAGAATGATTAGCCAGAGTGGTTCTGTATTTAGTGGTTCTATTTTTGTGGCAGATAAAGAACTTTCTGAAGAAGTTGCCAGACTCCGCAGGCTGCTAGACAGGGACCCTACCTTCATCCAAGATCAGGGGGGAAATGATGATAAACAGCTGCGTACGCCTGAAGGTGAACAGCCAAAATCAGACATGCCTCATGGCTCTTATCAATCATCAAGAAGAAAGCGTAGGAGGCATTCTGAGACTGATACTAGTAATGCAGTTAGGCCTCATACTGATGTTCAAGAGAATTCTCAGCTTCTAGGTTTAGAGGAAGAGTTTCATGGGGATGTTGTGCCCCGCGGAGCCGTTCAAGATGCTCATCAGGTATATGATAACCTTATTGCCTTTTCTAGATACCtggttctttatcttttctgACGTGTTTGGGGTAACTATACAGCCAGGGTGCTGCGTAAGAACAGATGAAAAATCAGGTATGTTTCAGATTCAAAGCCTTCACTATTCTAGTTGAAAACTGTATTTTCATTGCTTATGTTTTTGTAGGTGGTGGAGTGAGTGGCAGTTCAACATTGGAGTGCATGTTTCAAGCCCTAATTCAGTACATACTTggtatgaaattttcaattggCAATCAAACTGGAAAATTTTGCCTCGTAGCACTCCATGAATCAAGCGGTAATTCTTATGCTGTGAAGACATGTGTTTCCTTTTGAACTAAGACAGCTTATACTACTTGtttcttcagttttttttaCTTTCGAGAGTATTTTCTTGCTCAATTTACTTTAATCATTGGTACGAAATATATTAATCCAGACAAGCATCTGCGTGTCCATGCTGTGCAAATGTGCTCTTCGTTGTCATGGATGTTTTATGAACTCAACTAGTGCATGTGTATCAGAGGTGGTTTCTTTTACAAGAACTAGGGAAGGATTTGGGATTAGATCCGGTGCATTAGGTAGCATCTCTCCTGCGGATGGCTTTGAAATAGCAATTTGAATAGAATCCGTGTATTCAGGATCAGATCAGGCGCATTAGGGTAGCATCCCTCCTGCAGAGGGCTTTGAAATAGCAAGTTGAATGGAATAAAGTGAGTGAATCATCTACGGTGGATGTGATCTCGGAGATAAACTCGAGCATTTATGTTACTTCTTCGGTATCTGTGGCACTTATTGACCTGTTGTCATAAATCCAAATGGTTATCGCCCCACTAAAATCCttattcttgtttttccaaCAGGCTATTCATTCAGTCTCACCTGGGCCAATGGAGCGTCTGGAGCGTCTGGAGGGGATGTAGAGTTGATGTACAGCGTGCTATCGCTGGGAACCTACGAGAGAATCGCTCCCGAATGGATGAGGGAGGTTATCAAATTTAGTATAAGCATGTGCCCTGTTTTCTTCCAACGAATTTCACGGGTGATTAGATGAATCGGTGAAGCATACCTGTAAATTGAAGGTGTTGTAACAATGTTCATTGTTCAAGCACTCTATTGAGTTCAAATTTAGTGGGAAGTTTCAGGGCAATGAAGGCTTTTAGTATGTTTTGTACGATTGGGTCATCCTTAATTTAACCGCAGGACCTTCTTCTGTCTTACCCTAGAGACATTAGCCTGCACCAGCAGTAGATTCTACTCAGTCCTATTCTATAGCTTACTCGAAACGAGAATTATCTTCGAACTCAAAGAAAACAAGCGTGAATATAAAAGTCAAAacagaaaagaatgaaaggatCTCATCTCTTAGAAATGAGTTTTTTAGCCGTTTAATCTCCGGTCCTCGCTGTTATGACGCCAACCCACCTAGCATGCCGTCCTATTGGCGAAGTCATTCTCGCGATTATGCTAGTAAGAGGTTGGGGGCTGGGTTCTTGCCTTACAGATTTTCACCAGGAGAGTTCACTTGGCCTCACATAAGGGAAAAGGCCTAGGGATGTTGAAGTTTAACTCAACTGGGATGAATGGACAGAAGAGGTTCCCCATTGGAAAAAGTCTTTATGAATATCTGTGGAGGGATGATGCGTGTAGAATCCTTTGCCATAAAGAAAATGCGTCTAAGTGCGACATCCTAACGATCATTGATAAACTCGAAACTCTTCGTtcataatttcaattcaatcacatcACCTCCATCATGATAGGCCGGATGCTATATGTTTGaaatttgagtgtaaatgaGGGAATTCAAATGTTGGGatggaaaattgaaataaaaaatcacagaTCTTTGCAAAACAGGAGGGAGaagtcaaaattttaaatacttttggctctaattttcttctccctcctcccccATATATAGCATACATATGAAAGAATGCACATTTGTATCACcataatattcaaaataattatatcaatAGTCAAGACAACAAAGATATGgatttcaacaaaataaaaagaaggagaaTAAAACCGGATTAGGTAAGTCAAACACGAAATGGGAAAGCCCGAACAACTACTACTCGGAACGTCAAAAAAAACTAGCCGTTTGAAAAGGAAGCGAGGAAACTGAGGGGAGAAGAAACCTACCTTGCTTGTTCGCACGGCCGCCCTGTAGTGCAACggtcatattttttttcaaaaaatcaaataaatccCACCGCCCCTTCCTCCTCTGCCAAAATCATTCTTAAATCTCGCAGAGCTCCgccccttctccttcctccccTGTTCACTCGTCTCGccttcgatctctctctctctctctctctctctctctctctacgctcCGCTGATTTCTCTctcatcaagaagaagagatagagagagagagagtggaggaaaccccaaaagaagaaaccccATCTCTCTACTTCTTCCTCCTGCTCTGTAATTTCCTTTTCGGGGCCGAATTCGCCTTCTGATCCGGGCCTCGTGCTCTCGCTCGCGTGCCGCATCTTTCGGCACTCCGTCGCGATCGGCGAATCCGGGAACGAACGAAGAGAAGAGGGTAGAAGGAAGCAATGGCCGCCGTCAACAGCTACGCCGAGACTCCGCAGGAGAGGTACCAGGGCAACACGCCGGCCGCCGCGCCGCCTTCCAAGCAGCCGCTCCCGGCGGCGAAGAGCGTCGACACCCAGTCCGTGCTCAAGAGGTCCACCCCGATCGCAAAACCCTAAATTTCGTTTCTCTTTTCGGTTTTTTTCCTGCTGGGATCGGCGTTTTGGGCCCGGATTGTGTTCTGATTGctttttgctttgtttctttcGCTGGATCAAACAGGTTGCAATCTGAATTGATGTCTTTAATGGTAAGATATCATCACCCATCTCCTTTCTATTAGATTTCTGTATTTCTTCTTGCACTCTAAGGAACGTGTATGGAGGGAAGAGATTTCGCTGGTTAATGGGGTCTTTCAATGGCTGTCGAAGCTACTAACATGTCGCACGAATGAGAAATTAGCATTCTTTCTTTATTGGTTGCGGATCGAACTTATCTCGCAGTCAAGAAGAATCTAGGGTTCAATGACTAGTTAGGATCTTGAGTTCGTCATGAATTATTGGGTTTTTGATTGGGATCGGCGTGTTGAATGCGCAGATGAGCGGCGATCCCGGGATCTCTGCATTCCCAGAGGAAGATAATATATTCTGCTGGAAAGGAACGATCACCGGAAGCAAAGACACGGTGTTCGAAGGGACGGAGtacaagctctctctctccttcccgaATGACTACCCTTTCAAGCCCCCGAAGGTCAAGTTCGAGACCGCCTGCTTTCACCCCAATGTCGACATCTACGGCAACATCTGCTTGGACATTTTGCAGGTGAGTTTGCGATTCTGCATATGATTAAGTGTTTCCTACAAGATGAGCTCATTGCTAATTGGGAGTGGTGGGGCTTTTTATAGGACAAGTGGTCTTCTGCGTACGATGTAAGAACCATATTGCTCTCTATCCAGAGTCTTCTTGGAGGTAATGTGCCACAGTAAAACCACTTGAGTCTTGATTATAGTCTTTTTAGTCAAGTTTGTTTCATCTCTCAATTGTGCGACCTGACTCTTTTTCTTTCGTTCGGGTTGAATTGGGATCTAACAGAACCAAACACAAGCTCGCCTTTGAACACCCAAGCAGCACAGCTATGGAGCAATCAGGAAGGTCAGCTTCTTTTCTCTGTCTAGTCTGCCTTTGCGCTATGTTGAATTATACGCAATCCAGTTCTCAAATGGACTTTTTCTTGATCGAATCTGTCTCTCTCTCGTGCAGAGTATAGGAAGATGGTGGAGAAGTTGTACAAACCTCCAACTGCTTAGACTCCAAGTAGAATGGGTTCCTGGAATGTGAGAGGGGGAATATTTGTTTCAGCTTTCCATTCATTTCCAAAGAGGGTTGATATAATGGACTTGGATTCTTTCGTTTGTTTCGGTGTGTTTTGAGTATAATTTCCTTAGGCAGATTTGGCCCAGGAAATGCCTCTCTTGTATTGGATGGATGACCATTTAAAGATAGGTGGCGCTTGAGTATTTGGAATGGaaatgactctctctctctctctctctctctctctcatattgtCCTtatctagaagagtttctacgTGCCCCCAACCTTAATAACTATTAATTCTCGTTCctgggatttttttcttttggggcttAATCGTGGCCATAAAATGAATTGAGACACAGGTTCACCCCGGTTCATTTGGCTACATCcagaaaaatacaataattaaCATCTCTCATATCTTTGGAACTAACcttcaattacaagaaaaagaTATTATAGTAATAGTCATGACCGAATGCCCAAATGaccaattaaatactcaaattaATAAAAGCCCTCGTAGCTAGTGGCACTGCCTCAAAAAACCTCCACCGAGGTGACCGAGTAGGATCCCATGCCTTCCTGTCCATGGGAAGTAATGAACATGTTACCGTtagattttaaataaatttcacgAGAGTCTCAAATTAAACGTTTGCCGCCCCCAGTGATTTAGGTATAATTAGGCGGTTTGGGATTAACAGGATTGACTGATTTCACGACCTCGCAAATCGACTCCCTATAAAGAATTTGTACATCTACCATTCCAATAACTTCTGAATCTACTACTGAATCCCAATCACGACATGAGGTTGCATTTGATTTGCATCTTCCCAACCAAGAAGGGGTTCACTTTCTTTGGGATGAACTTGCAAAGACTCAACCCGAGGACTTCCCTCGAATCCCATGGAAAAGCTTCCACCAGGAGCTTGCATTTGCTACATCAATGAATGTGCTTGCGTACTCTTCAATTCCTGTGGGAGACATATTAAAGAGTTGGAACTTTCACTAATGTTTCATACAATAGTCTTTGTCATCAACAGATTACCAACAAGTGCAAATTCGAATGTTATGTCTGGTTATAGGTCAGTCACTGACTATTTCATCTTAAGAGCCTTTGGTGTATATCTTATGTTCATGTGGATAAAAGAGTGAGGGGAAAGTTATCCCCAAAGGTAGAGACATGTGTATTTATAGGATATAGTGATGAGCATAAAGGGTATCGATGCTTTTTTTCTCCTTAGACAGGAAAAATGTTTGTTTCCCGTCAAGTAACGTTTGATGAGAATCATTTTGACTTTGCCACTTTAACCTCATCATCTCCTACAGCATCTTCTCCTAGTAAACCATGGTGTACTTCACCTGAGGAACCTTCAGATACGTCAAATGGAACTAGAACTCCAACAAGTCCAACTCACTCTATTGGCACAAGTGCtgaacaaaataatcaacatgaaaatgaagtcatTGACCTTCTCTCAAATTCAACATACTCCAGCTGTGCCATCAACCAACCCAAGCCTATCTCAGTCATCCGGATTCACTTCTTTGTGAGTAAATACCAAGCCAAAAGGCCCAGCTCTGACTTATTTATTGGATATCGAGAATCCAATCTATAGATGAAGCAGGCAAAAGGCTCAACGCCAGCGAGGAATTTGCCATAATAGATCAACTCTGAACTCTGTTCATGGTTGGTTGTAAACAAATTGTCTCTTTAGTACCATCCCTACAATACCATCTAACTGCCCCCTTCCACTCGGCCTTTCTTCGTTGTGTAAATAAGGTCTTAGTATGTATGGACCATATCCGCCACCGAAGTGCTCTCATCAAGGAATTCGTGCTTAGATGTTGAGATCAAGGGACTCTATCCAAATGCATGTGGGCTGAGCCATTCCCATCCCAAGCGGTGGCCCGATTCAGCCTAATCATTTGAATGATTCATGTGAGTTACACCTAACTTAAATTCCACTTCAATGGTGACCCTAACagagaggagaaaaatgaaTACACTCGAAACACTACTAGTAATGAGGCTTCCAATCTCCACATGTATATATTCATTATAAGTCTAATACACATGTACCATTCGATCCAGTGGACTTCACAAGTCTCAAGTTGAATTCCACTCGAGTCCCGTCCTAAATTATGCATTCTATCTAAATGACCACCCTCAGGGGCAGTAGCGCATGGTACCACTAGCAactagactttttttttttttttttggggggggtcaTATAACAACCAGACTTATTTTCTATACATTTCACAATAGAATgtatctcttttatttattttttcttttagttatcGATATCCAccattaacatttttttttttgaaaaatatcaaataaggacccaaagttggcatattttttcaaataaggatccaaagtggTTGTTGACTCAAATAAGAACCTCCTAAAGTGGCTAACAAGTCACCTGAACTTGCCGGCCAACCAAAATGTTCATCGGCCAACGAGTGTGTAACATTTTCGGAATttggtccaaaaaaaaatggataaaaattaacaaaccctaaaaacaaaaccTCCCAAACTCTTCACGTTCTTTTAGCCTAAAAAAACTGTTCACGTTCTCGCGTTTTTCCTCTTatgctcttcatcttctctgttCTTTGTCCTCTCTCGCTTGGAGCACCAAAATTTTCTGttaaaaagaacacaaattgtAACACAACAAGAAACCCTACCTTTGTTTCTTcgcatcttcttcttttgttttctgtcttcatttttttccaacgaagaagacaaatctCGAGGACAGCCacattttcattattgagaCATTCGTGTGTAACACGAGAGTCTCGATTATTGATTATCTTTTCCTAGGTTAGCCATACATTTTGATCCACACTCCCGTTCAACCGAGATCAGTTTCATTCAAATTGGTGCAATCGATCCTCCGTTCGTTCAAAGTGGTTGTAACTTGTCGAATCAACATATTGACAAGGCGCAGGCATGTGGTGGAATATCACATAGATGGCAGCGAGGATGGTGATGGTAAAAGGAAATCTTTTGTTTCATGGTGTTCTTTTTTATGGGTAAACGGTAGTACAAGGAAAGTGCCTGCATAACCTACAAGTAAAGGGTAGATGAACTATAAGATTTGTGTAAGTTCTTCAAGGTATATCTAGCAGACTCATAGAAAGCAAGAATGTGAAGTTTTTGCATTACCTTATTCTTCAAGTTCACTAAAACCGAATGATTTTCGGTCCCCCAAAACAAGTTcaataaaaaaggaaacaaaggtAAGAAAGTAATACAGAGTATTCCACAAACATCTCAATCTTGAGCACAATTCAAATCCACTTCCATAGACCCAACCAAGAGACAAAGAACATCTCCATCTCGAGTACTCACATCTTGGGCACAATTCGAATCCAAATTCCATGGACCCAAGCATGAGACAAAGAATATCTCCATCTCGAGTACCCACATGTCGGGCACAATTCGAATCTACCTCCACGGACCCAactgagagagagggagggagggcatGTACCTTCGGAACTTAGAGAGCCACGGATCTTGCTCCATTAACAAAGAATTTGGGTTCTCGAAACGAGAGGGCACAAAGAacgtaaaagatgaagagcagaagaagaaaaatatgaaaagtttggggttttgtttttagggtttgttaatttctatctatatatatatttttttaacaaaattgcCCATCGGAAATGTCACACACTCGACGGCCAGTGAACATTTTATTTTGGCCACCCAACGAGTTCAGGTCAAATACGAGttcaggtctttatttgagacttgttaACTATTTCGAGTCCTTATTTGGAACAACAATCACTCcgagttcttatttgagaaagtaagctcgctttgggtccttatttgagattttccttcttttttttttttaataatgaaagaaaataacttggacaaaaggaaaacaattctTTCAAGTACCTACCATCCCAACTAGCAAGTCTACATATTGCAATTCGCAACTTGCGAGGGGGATTATCAATAATGCAATTGGTGGTGCCCTCTTCTTAACCTGTAATTTGCAAGTGGGCATACATTTGCTCTTGCCTTTCCTGGCGAATACAAAAGGACAAAATAGAAAGAACCTTCATTAAATTTGCTTCGTCGAATGTACAATAAAGATATGAATCCAATGGCATACTATGAACAAGCCTCACCTCTTTCCATTTATAAAGAAGATATGGACATGccagaagaaaaacaaatgctACATTTACAGGGGCTATTCGTATAAATATCAAACAATATATATACTTATAGCATCTGTACGGCATCCCGATCGATGGATGCGTGTGAAGCGGCGAGGAGGGAAGCACCAATTCCTGATCCATCTTCCATCACATTGAGAATCACGTGTTCCGCCACGTCTTCTCCTAATATCTCAACCATGGCTTCGTTCAGATACTCTCTGAACATTGAGTAGTTGGTGTATAAACTGCCTTCAATGGCCACTGCGGTTCTCCTCATTTTGATGTCACTTCTGCTTCTCCCACTAGTGATTCCACCGCTACCATCCCTACCGATCTTCTTTAGAATTCCCACAATAGCAGCAGCTGCCAGTCGAGCAGCTCTTCGAGTAACCACGTCACACACGTTTACGACCAATTTACGTACTTTCAAGGGGACATCCGGGATCTAGAGGAAGAACCGAAGACACAGGCAACCAAATGAAAGAATTAGAAAGTGCAAACTAACTAATGTTACTCATGAAAACCTAGTCAACGGGAAAAAGAGGAGAGTATATCAAATAAGCATGCTTACCTCGAGATTGTCTCTCAAGATTTCTGCAACTTCTGCCAAATCCAGGGAGTCATCTTCATGCATATTTGCTACCAAACGTGTGCTGAAATGATAGATACGAGTAAATACTTGAATGTCAGAATACCACTTACCATTTCCAGTCCAGAAATAAGAGTAGGAAAAACTGCTGATATCAGGTATGTCAAGCAGTCATTTAACTGATATTCAGACCACCGCATTGCTAAGATTTCCCACATTTGGTATCCAACAGCACTCACTAGTATTTATAAGAACTAAAATTTACACTTAACTCTCTCCATCTAAGCACAGTCACAAATgctcagagagagagggagagagaaaagcatTCAAAATTTTACCTCAATATGAAGGGTTTCAACAACGTGGGAGAAATAGGCCCCAAAATATCAGATTCTTGGGACATCCTGAGTAGTACTCTCCTAACGATATCACCCAGGTACATTCCcgatatcattttctcaaaaccCTACAGCAAAAGCTCCACACGGTTATGTTAATTCGAACTTATTGAtgccaaaacaaagaaatagaaagagagC of the Eucalyptus grandis isolate ANBG69807.140 chromosome 10, ASM1654582v1, whole genome shotgun sequence genome contains:
- the LOC104421489 gene encoding ubiquitin-conjugating enzyme E2 20, which encodes MAAVNSYAETPQERYQGNTPAAAPPSKQPLPAAKSVDTQSVLKRLQSELMSLMMSGDPGISAFPEEDNIFCWKGTITGSKDTVFEGTEYKLSLSFPNDYPFKPPKVKFETACFHPNVDIYGNICLDILQDKWSSAYDVRTILLSIQSLLGEPNTSSPLNTQAAQLWSNQEEYRKMVEKLYKPPTA
- the LOC104421487 gene encoding uncharacterized protein LOC104421487, translating into MEPLYAKLYDKYTKLKAKKFSALEDVNKEQELKFMNYMTAAEELIQHLRDENDNLRAKIDELAAATGSNVDESSMENQKLLIEEIQKNKELSEEVARLRRLLDRDPTFIQDQGGNDDKQLRTPEGEQPKSDMPHGSYQSSRRKRRRHSETDTSNAVRPHTDVQENSQLLGLEEEFHGDVVPRGAVQDAHQPGCCVRTDEKSGGGVSGSSTLECMFQALIQYILGMKFSIGNQTGKFCLVALHESSGYSFSLTWANGASGASGGDVELMYSVLSLGTYERIAPEWMREVIKFSISMCPVFFQRISRVIR